A region of Cucumis melo cultivar AY chromosome 2, USDA_Cmelo_AY_1.0, whole genome shotgun sequence DNA encodes the following proteins:
- the LOC103487317 gene encoding glycine-rich protein DOT1-like, which yields MASIKAIGVLCLVLCMSVIESEAGRVARKNLGLDLGGLGVGLGLGLGLGVGGGSGSGAGAGSGSGSGSGSGSYSSSSSHSSSSSYGGSGAGSEAGSYAGSYAGSRAGSGSDRRNGASGGEAHGYGEGHGYGEGGNN from the coding sequence ATGGCCTCTATCAAAGCTATTGGTGTTCTCTGTTTAGTACTTTGTATGTCAGTGATTGAATCAGAAGCAGGGCGTGTGGCCAGGAAGAACCTGGGCCTTGATCTTGGTGGCTTGGGAGTTGGGCTTGGCCTTGGCTTGGGCTTGGGCGTAGGCGGTGGAAGTGGGTCGGGTGCTGGAGCCGGGTCTGGATCCGGATCCGGTTCTGGGTCTGGGTCCTATTCGTCTTCGTCCTCACATTCATCAAGCTCTAGCTATGGAGGGTCCGGTGCAGGCTCTGAGGCTGGTTCATATGCAGGGTCTTACGCAGGGTCACGTGCTGGGTCAGGTTCTGACAGAAGAAACGGCGCCAGCGGGGGAGAGGCTCATGGCTACGGCGAGGGACATGGTTATGGTGAAGGCGGTAACAACTGA
- the LOC107990650 gene encoding glycine-rich cell wall structural protein 2-like, with product MGSLKSLVLAALLVSSFFVVSQSRVARKDLGLDLGGVGIGVGTGIGIGLGGSGSGSGSGSGSGSGSSSSSSSSSSSSSSGSGSNSGSEAGSYAGSRAGSGSSGRGGEGGGSGYGGGYGSGYGGGHGK from the coding sequence ATGGGTAGTTTGAAATCCTTGGTTCTTGCTGCTCTTCTTGTTTCCTCCTTCTTTGTTGTGTCCCAAAGCCGAGTGGCTAGGAAAGATTTGGGCCTTGACCTTGGTGGGGTGGGTATTGGGGTTGGAACTGGAATTGGCATTGGACTTGGTGGGAGTGGTTCAGGGTCCGGATCGGGCTCTGGCTCTGGCTCTGGATCGAGTTCGAGTTCCAGTTCTAGTTCTAGCTCTTCTTCTTCTGGATCAGGTTCTAATTCTGGATCTGAAGCAGGTTCATATGCAGGGTCTCGAGCGGGTTCTGGATCGAGTGGTCGTGGAGGTGAAGGTGGAGGGTCGGGTTATGGTGGAGGATATGGATCAGGTTATGGTGGGGGGCATGGAAAATGA